From Clostridium cylindrosporum DSM 605, the proteins below share one genomic window:
- a CDS encoding M23 family metallopeptidase, translating to MGIKNSSKKPNLVKREGFYVVLFLCLCVVAVVTVYLSKANSLRKEQELAQKPSVKVESKIEDAEQVKNPNGTVPTMKRTKKEEEKSKEEKTEAKDKNKEESKDTSAKKKQSISLEAPVKGEVSKKFFKNELAYTKALDIWETHEAIDIACSLGAEVKSAAKGKVIDVYNDDKAEKTLKSGYGLTVVVEHDNGYRTVYSNLADNLKVKKGDKVEAGTVIGAVGDTSVREAVKIDGAHLHFGLLEKSDKDYQTLDPAGYIKK from the coding sequence ATGGGAATAAAAAATTCATCAAAGAAACCAAACCTAGTTAAAAGGGAAGGGTTTTACGTAGTATTATTCTTATGTCTTTGCGTAGTGGCTGTGGTAACAGTTTATCTATCAAAGGCTAATTCGCTAAGGAAGGAACAAGAGCTTGCTCAAAAACCATCAGTTAAGGTTGAAAGCAAAATAGAAGATGCTGAACAAGTTAAGAATCCTAATGGGACTGTTCCTACAATGAAACGTACTAAGAAGGAAGAAGAAAAATCTAAGGAAGAAAAAACAGAAGCTAAGGATAAAAATAAAGAAGAAAGTAAAGATACATCGGCTAAAAAGAAACAAAGCATTAGTTTAGAAGCTCCAGTTAAAGGAGAAGTAAGTAAGAAGTTCTTTAAAAATGAACTTGCATATACTAAGGCTTTAGATATTTGGGAAACACATGAGGCTATAGATATTGCTTGTAGTCTAGGAGCTGAAGTAAAGTCAGCTGCTAAGGGGAAGGTAATAGACGTTTATAACGATGATAAGGCAGAAAAAACTCTGAAGTCAGGATATGGACTTACTGTTGTTGTTGAACATGATAATGGATATAGAACAGTTTACTCAAATCTTGCAGATAATCTAAAGGTTAAAAAAGGTGACAAGGTTGAAGCGGGAACTGTAATTGGAGCCGTAGGTGATACATCAGTTAGAGAAGCGGTTAAGATTGATGGAGCTCACTTACACTTTGGACTTCTAGAAAAATCAGATAAGGATTACCAAACATTAGACCCAGCAGGTTACATAAAAAAATAA
- the spoIIID gene encoding sporulation transcriptional regulator SpoIIID: protein MKDYIEDRVLEIAKYIIDSKSTIRHAAKKFGVSKSTVHKDITERLPKINPKVAVEAKNILDVNKSERHIRGGKATKMKYNVSNM, encoded by the coding sequence TTGAAGGATTACATAGAGGATAGAGTTTTAGAAATAGCAAAATACATTATAGATTCAAAATCAACAATAAGACATGCTGCTAAGAAATTTGGTGTTAGTAAATCTACAGTACACAAAGATATAACAGAGAGACTTCCAAAGATAAACCCAAAGGTAGCAGTTGAAGCCAAAAATATACTAGATGTAAATAAATCAGAAAGACATATTAGAGGTGGAAAAGCTACAAAAATGAAATATAACGTATCAAATATGTAA